Proteins encoded by one window of Salicibibacter halophilus:
- a CDS encoding metallophosphoesterase family protein: MKMAFISDIHGNAVALEAVLADIEKHHVDSIAVLGDLCYRGPQPKRALDRIRSLECPVIKGNADEWVVRGVREGEVPEAKLAMMNDERQWTVEQLESEDLEYLEQLPTQFHWDLNSHLKLHTFHATPESLFDVVLPHESPEHLQTKLMVEEDADLYLYAHIHLPYVRYVGGKCLANLGSVGLPFDGQSKASYVIVDADEERFRVSIERVPYDVEKVAQQYVDNGYPYAGMMRRVVQEAQPPS, translated from the coding sequence ATGAAGATGGCGTTTATTTCGGATATTCACGGCAATGCGGTTGCTTTGGAAGCGGTGCTGGCAGATATAGAGAAGCACCATGTGGATAGCATTGCCGTGTTGGGGGATTTGTGCTATCGGGGGCCGCAACCTAAAAGAGCATTGGATCGTATTCGCTCGTTGGAGTGCCCGGTGATTAAGGGCAACGCGGATGAATGGGTGGTTCGCGGCGTCCGGGAAGGCGAAGTGCCGGAAGCGAAATTGGCTATGATGAACGACGAGCGGCAATGGACGGTTGAGCAGTTGGAATCGGAAGATTTGGAGTACCTGGAGCAACTGCCGACGCAGTTTCATTGGGACTTGAATTCACACCTGAAGCTGCACACGTTTCATGCCACGCCGGAAAGCTTGTTTGATGTTGTACTGCCCCATGAGTCGCCCGAACATTTACAAACCAAACTGATGGTGGAAGAAGATGCGGATTTATATTTGTATGCCCATATTCACCTTCCGTATGTGCGCTACGTCGGCGGAAAGTGTTTAGCCAATTTGGGCAGCGTAGGTTTGCCGTTTGACGGACAAAGCAAAGCGTCTTATGTGATCGTGGACGCAGACGAAGAACGTTTTCGCGTGAGCATCGAGCGCGTGCCTTATGATGTGGAAAAAGTGGCACAACAATATGTGGATAATGGCTATCCTTACGCGGGAATGATGCGTCGCGTCGTACAAGAGGCGCAACCGCCGTCATAA
- a CDS encoding Bcr/CflA family efflux MFS transporter: MLQNPTGMQRIGLAILLGMLATLGPLNIDMYLPSFPEIGDDLNARASLVQLSLTACLIGLGIGQVFVGPISDAQGRKKPLIISIILFAVASLLCALAPNITTLIVARFLQGFTAAAGIVVSRAVVRDVFSGRELTTFFALLMVINAVAPMLAPLAGGGILWFPFTDWTTIFYFLAFLGVLIVVIVSWKLEETLPKEKRMPSSLGVTVHTIGDLLKDRSFIGYALTLGFVHGGSFAYVSGTPFVYQEIYGVSPQTFSILFGMNGAAIIIGSFLVGRLSGVMHERTLLRTAVITGTSAAAVLLAMTIVEGPLFMIVLPIFIYMTCMGVVLTASFTLAIAKQGHRAGSASALLGMLPLLIGAASAPIAGISEGTAVPMGATIFVTCAIGMFTFLNLTKNEQ; encoded by the coding sequence GTGTTACAGAATCCGACAGGTATGCAACGGATTGGATTGGCAATTTTGTTGGGAATGTTAGCCACATTAGGGCCGCTGAATATTGATATGTACTTGCCGAGTTTCCCGGAGATCGGGGACGATTTGAATGCTCGGGCATCGCTTGTGCAATTGAGTTTGACCGCTTGTTTGATTGGCCTCGGTATTGGCCAGGTGTTCGTCGGTCCGATTAGTGATGCGCAAGGAAGAAAAAAACCGTTGATCATTTCCATCATATTATTTGCGGTTGCCTCACTTCTTTGTGCACTCGCGCCGAATATAACGACGCTCATTGTCGCTCGTTTTCTGCAAGGTTTTACGGCTGCGGCAGGGATCGTCGTCTCTCGGGCTGTCGTACGCGATGTTTTCAGCGGGCGGGAATTAACGACGTTTTTTGCCCTGTTGATGGTAATTAACGCGGTAGCGCCGATGCTCGCGCCGCTAGCCGGTGGCGGGATACTTTGGTTCCCGTTTACGGATTGGACGACGATTTTCTACTTTCTTGCATTTTTAGGTGTGCTTATTGTTGTCATCGTCTCTTGGAAATTGGAAGAGACGTTGCCAAAAGAAAAAAGAATGCCAAGTTCGCTCGGGGTGACGGTGCATACGATCGGAGATTTGCTTAAAGATCGTTCCTTTATCGGCTACGCGCTGACACTTGGTTTTGTGCACGGGGGGAGTTTCGCTTATGTGTCCGGAACACCTTTTGTCTATCAAGAGATTTATGGAGTCTCTCCGCAGACGTTTAGTATTCTTTTCGGTATGAATGGGGCAGCGATTATTATCGGCAGCTTTCTCGTCGGCAGGCTTTCCGGCGTTATGCACGAACGAACGCTCCTGCGCACGGCGGTTATTACAGGTACAAGTGCTGCCGCGGTATTGCTCGCGATGACGATCGTTGAAGGACCGTTGTTTATGATCGTGCTCCCGATTTTTATTTACATGACCTGTATGGGCGTCGTTTTAACGGCATCATTTACGCTCGCGATTGCCAAACAAGGACATCGGGCGGGGAGCGCAAGTGCGCTGCTTGGCATGCTCCCGCTGTTAATCGGCGCAGCATCCGCTCCGATCGCCGGGATTAGCGAAGGCACGGCGGTGCCAATGGGCGCGACGATTTTCGTCACTTGTGCGATAGGGATGTTTACGTTCCTGAATCTGACGAAAAACGAGCAGTAA